Proteins found in one Syngnathus acus chromosome 9, fSynAcu1.2, whole genome shotgun sequence genomic segment:
- the pxnb gene encoding proline-rich protein 36 isoform X1, giving the protein MRRLKKISLLSLEGYCQASLVSRPLPQPCRSVSLLLFPSLSLSTSQEHIAVDGHIQQVQQEYALLADLESTTSHISKRPVFLPDETPYSIPSGNYCQDQSVPPPVPPPPTVEALNGSLQDHSHHSSQQSLGSAQKSSWSRDSSGSPSHIEEDHVYSFPNKQKSSDSSTSAMTSALGSNLSELDRLLLELNAVQQSSPSFPTTEERPPPLPSTSITHYENGNAPDIRVSPPPQEEPKKNGTRQDEGRPTVESLLDELEGSVPSTSPSPRHSDMDSPSQQQARISASCATRELDELMASLSDFKPSSSSTPPHPPVSTFVTPVASPFLSLSHSSACASPMFSLPAGLELHIDEDGVDRASLKRLPCHSPISSLSAASDLDSVADVLSAVPPSPNNSLLVLTVSGRNNQQRNSSSPSTTPSTTSVNTVLDHKTSKSPSPSVERISPLAAAASPLHYLTPPISIPKTPSLLLCTSSVSPPLTNNSFTPSSSVSPTNISSYTTITSSSISSGHLLQPAPAAKSALHQLPVEDLSLNEALDKLLEMSFAQIHSAAEVKDLQLHTEAHYLGRGVPEVPEEFILLMDRNSVQPDMFTCTANTITDESVDGGTDTNGDLDWADEELSVSLHDGLDGTMTPYTERLYTDGSVTPLTEASWMDDSMTPSTCPGTPDAALDLPLLQPPNMDRVSASGHIKSVIRRTKETPNVHPMYRDGLLRRKMGPVIVNKNSSQDRLIEELQGKFGIARSERRCKQPDEWMMDGFVVTSKPQRYRPDGALGEVDKIVISPGSPAPVRRVLPPQSPPAPRPPPIIEDPKLMLPVQQHPAPLPPPPPPPSPPPHIQAQDTALPQHIMTASQAPLSPPAQEPPVHKLEPPMSIHKSPTHPSPPVEPKVLVSVGCQTDCDPLFSSMAQGKGVSSGAQQTQVNKLDNMLGSLQSDLNKLGVQTVAKGVCGACFKPIVGQLVTAMGRTWHPEHFVCTHCQEEIGSRNFFEREGQPYCERDYHNLFSPRCHYCNGPILNQVVTALDRTWHPEHFFCAQCGCFFDPDGFHEKDGKAYCRKDYFDMFAPKCGGCARAIVENYISALNSLWHPECFVCRECFTPFVNGSFFEHDGQPYCEVHYHERRGSLCSGCQKPITGRCITAMAKKFHPEHFVCAFCLKQLNKGTFKEQNDKPYCHGCFVKLFS; this is encoded by the exons ATgagaagattaaaaaaaatctcattactTTCACTGGAGGGATACTGTCAGGCAAGTTTGGTGAGCAGACCCCTCCCTCAACCCTGCAGAAGTGTATCATTGCTCTTGTTCCCCTCACTATCTTTGTCTACTTCACAAGAACACATTGCTGTGGATGGGCACATACAACAGGTGCAGCAAGAAT ACGCATTACTGGCTGACCTGGAATCAACCACGtcccacatttcaaaaagaCCAGTGTTTTTACCAGATGAGACCCCCTACTCTATCCCGAGTGGGAATTATTGCCAGGATCAATCAGTTCCTCCTCCAGTCCCTCCTCCGCCCACAGTTGAAGCTCTGAATGGTTCCCTGCAAGACCACTCCCACCACTCTTCTCAACAG TCTTTAGGTTCAGCCCAGAAGAGCTCATGGTCGAGGGACAGTAGTGGCTCTCCGTCTCACATTGAAGAAGACCACGTCTACAG ctttccaaacaaacaaaagtcatcAGACTCATCAACATCAGCCATGACTTCTGCTCTGGGCAGCAACTTGTCTGAGCTTGACAGACTACTTCTGGAGCTTAATGCGGTTCAGCAGAGCTCCCCTTCATTCCCCACTACAG AAGAGAGACCCCCACCCCTACCATCCACTAGCATCACCCACTATGAGAATGGCAATGCCCCTGACATAAGAGTTAGCCCTCCGCCTCAGGAGGAGCCCAAGAAAAATGGAACAAGGCAGGATGAGGGCCGGCCCACAGTGGAGAGTCTTTTGGATGAGCTGGAGGGCTCAGTGCCTTCAACCAG cccCTCCCCTCGCCACAGTGATATGGACAGCCCCTCGCAACAGCAGGCACGGATTTCAGCTTCATGTGCCACAAGAGAGTTAGATGAGCTGATGGCCTCTTTGTCTGACTTCAAG CCCAGCTCTTCTTCCacccctcctcatcctccagtCTCTACCTTCGTCACCCCAGTGGCTTCACCTTTCCTCAGTCTGTCCCACTCATCTGCCTGTGCTTCTCCTATGTTCTCTTTGCCTGCCGGTCTAGAACTCCACATAGACGAGGACGGTGTAGACCGAGCCTCTTTGAAACGTCTCCCTTGTCACAGTCCAATATCATCCCTTTCTGCAGCCAGTGATCTCGACTCTGTCGCAGATGTGCTTTCTGCGGTCCCACCATCGCCAAACAATTCGCTGCTTGTCCTCACCGTTTCCGGCAGAAACAACCAGCAGAGAAACAGTTCGAGCCCATCCACTACTCCCTCGACGACTTCAGTAAACACAGTCTTGGACCACAAGACTTCCAAATCACCTAGTCCATCTGTGGAGCGCATTTCACCCCTAGCAGCTGCAGCCTCACCCCTTCACTACCTCACCCCTCCTATCTCTATACCCAAGACTCCTTCACTTCTCCTTTGTACTTCCTCTGTGTCGCCTCCCCTCACCAATAACTCCTTCACACCCTCCTCCTCGGTCTCTCCGACCAACATTTCCTCATATACGACCATCACGAGCTCTTCAATTTCCAGTGGACATCTGTTGCAGCCAGCACCTGCAGCCAAGAGCGCACTGCATCAGTTGCCTGTTGAAGACCTCTCCCTGAATGAAGCGCTCGACAAACTGCTAGAGATGAGTTTCGCACAAATTCACTCAGCGGCCGAAGTGAAGGATCTGCAGCTGCACACGGAGGCGCACTATCTCGGCAGAGGAGTCCCCGAGGTGCCGGAGGAATTCATCCTGCTCATGGACAGAAACAGTGTGCAGCCCGACATGTTCACCTGCACCGCTAACACCATCACAGATGAATCAGTGGACGGAGGTACCGACACCAACGGAGATCTGGACTGGGCTGATGAGGAGCTGTCAGTGTCCTTACACGACGGACTAGATGGCACCATGACGCCGTACACCGAGAGGCTGTACACAGATGGCAGCGTGACTCCACTGACGGAAGCTAGCTGGATGGATGATTCCATGACGCCGTCCACGTGTCCTGGGACGCCGGACGCTGCCTTGGATCTGCCTTTGTTGCAGCCACCCAATATGGACAGAGTGTCTGCCTCAGGACAC ATCAAATCTGTGATAAGGCGCACTAAGGAGACCCCCAATGTGCACCCGATGTATCGAGACGGTCTCCTGCGCAGGAAAATGGGCCCCGTCATTGTCAACAAGAACTCTTCCCAGGACCGCCTCATAGAGGAGCTTCAGGGCAAGTTTGGTATCGCCCGCTCTGAGCGTCGATGTAAACAGCCAGACGAGTGGATGATGGACGGGTTCGTTGTCACGTCCAAGCCTCAACGCTACCGCCCTGACGGAGCGCTCGGCGAGGTGGACAAG ATTGTAATTTCCCCCGGGTCGCCTGCTCCCGTGAGACGGGTCCTCCCGCCTCAGTCACCTCCtgctcctcgtcctcctcctatCATAGAAGACCCTAAACTCATGCTCCCGGTGCAGCAACATCCCGCTCCTTTACCTCCACCCCCTCCACCTCCCTCGCCCCCTCCTCACATCCAAGCGCAAGACACAGCTCTACCTCAGCACATAATGACAGCTTCACAAGCACCACTGTCACCACCCGCTCAGGAACCACCAGTCCACAAACTAGAGCCCCCCATGTCCATTCATAAAAGTCCAACCCACCCTTCACCACCAGTTGAACCCAAAGTCCTGGTATCTGTCGGCTGCCAAACTGACTGTGACCCACTCTTCTCCTCG ATGGCTCAAGGGAAAGGGGTTTCTTCTGGCGCTCAGCAGACGCAGGTCAACAAGCTGGACAACATGCTTGGGAGCCTGCAGTCGGACCTTAACAAACTGGGTGTGCAGACAGTGGCCAAAGGAGTTTGTGGTGCCTGCTTCAAGCCAATTGTGGGGCAG ttGGTGACTGCCATGGGGCGCACATGGCATCCTGAACACTTTGTGTGCACGCACTGTCAAGAGGAGATTGGCTCCAGAAACTTTTTTGAGCGGGAAGGACAGCCCTACTGTGAGAGAGATTACCATAACCTGTTTTCTCCTCGATGCCACTACTGCAATGGGCCCATACTAAAT CAAGTTGTAACTGCGCTGGATCGAACATGGCACCCCGAACATTTCTTCTGCGCTCAGTGTGGATGCTTCTTCGACCCAGACG GCTTCCATGAAAAGGATGGCAAGGCTTACTGCAGGAAGGATTACTTTGACATGTTTGCACCAAAATGTGGTGGCTGCGCGAGAGCCATCGTGGAGAACTACATCTCGGCACTCAACTCGCTTTGGCACCCGgagtgttttgtttgcagG GAGTGTTTCACGCCATTTGTCAATGGAAGTTTCTTTGAGCACGACGGCCAGCCCTACTGTGAAGTCCACTACCACGAGCGCCGCGGTTCTCTGTGCTCCGGCTGCCAGAAGCCCATCACAGGTCGCTGTATCACAGCTATGGCCAAGAAGTTCCACCCGGAACACTTTGTCTGCGCCTTCTGCCTCAAGCAACTCAACAAAGGCACATTTAAAGAGCAGAACGACAAACCCTACTGCCACGGCTGCTTTGTGAAGCTCTTTAGTTAA
- the pxnb gene encoding paxillin isoform X4: protein MDDLDALLADLESTTSHISKRPVFLPDETPYSIPSGNYCQDQSVPPPVPPPPTVEALNGSLQDHSHHSSQQSLGSAQKSSWSRDSSGSPSHIEEDHVYSFPNKQKSSDSSTSAMTSALGSNLSELDRLLLELNAVQQSSPSFPTTEERPPPLPSTSITHYENGNAPDIRVSPPPQEEPKKNGTRQDEGRPTVESLLDELEGSVPSTSPSPRHSDMDSPSQQQARISASCATRELDELMASLSDFKMAQGKGVSSGAQQTQVNKLDNMLGSLQSDLNKLGVQTVAKGVCGACFKPIVGQLVTAMGRTWHPEHFVCTHCQEEIGSRNFFEREGQPYCERDYHNLFSPRCHYCNGPILNQVVTALDRTWHPEHFFCAQCGCFFDPDGFHEKDGKAYCRKDYFDMFAPKCGGCARAIVENYISALNSLWHPECFVCRECFTPFVNGSFFEHDGQPYCEVHYHERRGSLCSGCQKPITGRCITAMAKKFHPEHFVCAFCLKQLNKGTFKEQNDKPYCHGCFVKLFS from the exons ACGCATTACTGGCTGACCTGGAATCAACCACGtcccacatttcaaaaagaCCAGTGTTTTTACCAGATGAGACCCCCTACTCTATCCCGAGTGGGAATTATTGCCAGGATCAATCAGTTCCTCCTCCAGTCCCTCCTCCGCCCACAGTTGAAGCTCTGAATGGTTCCCTGCAAGACCACTCCCACCACTCTTCTCAACAG TCTTTAGGTTCAGCCCAGAAGAGCTCATGGTCGAGGGACAGTAGTGGCTCTCCGTCTCACATTGAAGAAGACCACGTCTACAG ctttccaaacaaacaaaagtcatcAGACTCATCAACATCAGCCATGACTTCTGCTCTGGGCAGCAACTTGTCTGAGCTTGACAGACTACTTCTGGAGCTTAATGCGGTTCAGCAGAGCTCCCCTTCATTCCCCACTACAG AAGAGAGACCCCCACCCCTACCATCCACTAGCATCACCCACTATGAGAATGGCAATGCCCCTGACATAAGAGTTAGCCCTCCGCCTCAGGAGGAGCCCAAGAAAAATGGAACAAGGCAGGATGAGGGCCGGCCCACAGTGGAGAGTCTTTTGGATGAGCTGGAGGGCTCAGTGCCTTCAACCAG cccCTCCCCTCGCCACAGTGATATGGACAGCCCCTCGCAACAGCAGGCACGGATTTCAGCTTCATGTGCCACAAGAGAGTTAGATGAGCTGATGGCCTCTTTGTCTGACTTCAAG ATGGCTCAAGGGAAAGGGGTTTCTTCTGGCGCTCAGCAGACGCAGGTCAACAAGCTGGACAACATGCTTGGGAGCCTGCAGTCGGACCTTAACAAACTGGGTGTGCAGACAGTGGCCAAAGGAGTTTGTGGTGCCTGCTTCAAGCCAATTGTGGGGCAG ttGGTGACTGCCATGGGGCGCACATGGCATCCTGAACACTTTGTGTGCACGCACTGTCAAGAGGAGATTGGCTCCAGAAACTTTTTTGAGCGGGAAGGACAGCCCTACTGTGAGAGAGATTACCATAACCTGTTTTCTCCTCGATGCCACTACTGCAATGGGCCCATACTAAAT CAAGTTGTAACTGCGCTGGATCGAACATGGCACCCCGAACATTTCTTCTGCGCTCAGTGTGGATGCTTCTTCGACCCAGACG GCTTCCATGAAAAGGATGGCAAGGCTTACTGCAGGAAGGATTACTTTGACATGTTTGCACCAAAATGTGGTGGCTGCGCGAGAGCCATCGTGGAGAACTACATCTCGGCACTCAACTCGCTTTGGCACCCGgagtgttttgtttgcagG GAGTGTTTCACGCCATTTGTCAATGGAAGTTTCTTTGAGCACGACGGCCAGCCCTACTGTGAAGTCCACTACCACGAGCGCCGCGGTTCTCTGTGCTCCGGCTGCCAGAAGCCCATCACAGGTCGCTGTATCACAGCTATGGCCAAGAAGTTCCACCCGGAACACTTTGTCTGCGCCTTCTGCCTCAAGCAACTCAACAAAGGCACATTTAAAGAGCAGAACGACAAACCCTACTGCCACGGCTGCTTTGTGAAGCTCTTTAGTTAA
- the pxnb gene encoding proline-rich protein 36 isoform X2, with the protein MDDLDALLADLESTTSHISKRPVFLPDETPYSIPSGNYCQDQSVPPPVPPPPTVEALNGSLQDHSHHSSQQSLGSAQKSSWSRDSSGSPSHIEEDHVYSFPNKQKSSDSSTSAMTSALGSNLSELDRLLLELNAVQQSSPSFPTTEERPPPLPSTSITHYENGNAPDIRVSPPPQEEPKKNGTRQDEGRPTVESLLDELEGSVPSTSPSPRHSDMDSPSQQQARISASCATRELDELMASLSDFKPSSSSTPPHPPVSTFVTPVASPFLSLSHSSACASPMFSLPAGLELHIDEDGVDRASLKRLPCHSPISSLSAASDLDSVADVLSAVPPSPNNSLLVLTVSGRNNQQRNSSSPSTTPSTTSVNTVLDHKTSKSPSPSVERISPLAAAASPLHYLTPPISIPKTPSLLLCTSSVSPPLTNNSFTPSSSVSPTNISSYTTITSSSISSGHLLQPAPAAKSALHQLPVEDLSLNEALDKLLEMSFAQIHSAAEVKDLQLHTEAHYLGRGVPEVPEEFILLMDRNSVQPDMFTCTANTITDESVDGGTDTNGDLDWADEELSVSLHDGLDGTMTPYTERLYTDGSVTPLTEASWMDDSMTPSTCPGTPDAALDLPLLQPPNMDRVSASGHIKSVIRRTKETPNVHPMYRDGLLRRKMGPVIVNKNSSQDRLIEELQGKFGIARSERRCKQPDEWMMDGFVVTSKPQRYRPDGALGEVDKIVISPGSPAPVRRVLPPQSPPAPRPPPIIEDPKLMLPVQQHPAPLPPPPPPPSPPPHIQAQDTALPQHIMTASQAPLSPPAQEPPVHKLEPPMSIHKSPTHPSPPVEPKVLVSVGCQTDCDPLFSSMAQGKGVSSGAQQTQVNKLDNMLGSLQSDLNKLGVQTVAKGVCGACFKPIVGQLVTAMGRTWHPEHFVCTHCQEEIGSRNFFEREGQPYCERDYHNLFSPRCHYCNGPILNQVVTALDRTWHPEHFFCAQCGCFFDPDGFHEKDGKAYCRKDYFDMFAPKCGGCARAIVENYISALNSLWHPECFVCRECFTPFVNGSFFEHDGQPYCEVHYHERRGSLCSGCQKPITGRCITAMAKKFHPEHFVCAFCLKQLNKGTFKEQNDKPYCHGCFVKLFS; encoded by the exons ACGCATTACTGGCTGACCTGGAATCAACCACGtcccacatttcaaaaagaCCAGTGTTTTTACCAGATGAGACCCCCTACTCTATCCCGAGTGGGAATTATTGCCAGGATCAATCAGTTCCTCCTCCAGTCCCTCCTCCGCCCACAGTTGAAGCTCTGAATGGTTCCCTGCAAGACCACTCCCACCACTCTTCTCAACAG TCTTTAGGTTCAGCCCAGAAGAGCTCATGGTCGAGGGACAGTAGTGGCTCTCCGTCTCACATTGAAGAAGACCACGTCTACAG ctttccaaacaaacaaaagtcatcAGACTCATCAACATCAGCCATGACTTCTGCTCTGGGCAGCAACTTGTCTGAGCTTGACAGACTACTTCTGGAGCTTAATGCGGTTCAGCAGAGCTCCCCTTCATTCCCCACTACAG AAGAGAGACCCCCACCCCTACCATCCACTAGCATCACCCACTATGAGAATGGCAATGCCCCTGACATAAGAGTTAGCCCTCCGCCTCAGGAGGAGCCCAAGAAAAATGGAACAAGGCAGGATGAGGGCCGGCCCACAGTGGAGAGTCTTTTGGATGAGCTGGAGGGCTCAGTGCCTTCAACCAG cccCTCCCCTCGCCACAGTGATATGGACAGCCCCTCGCAACAGCAGGCACGGATTTCAGCTTCATGTGCCACAAGAGAGTTAGATGAGCTGATGGCCTCTTTGTCTGACTTCAAG CCCAGCTCTTCTTCCacccctcctcatcctccagtCTCTACCTTCGTCACCCCAGTGGCTTCACCTTTCCTCAGTCTGTCCCACTCATCTGCCTGTGCTTCTCCTATGTTCTCTTTGCCTGCCGGTCTAGAACTCCACATAGACGAGGACGGTGTAGACCGAGCCTCTTTGAAACGTCTCCCTTGTCACAGTCCAATATCATCCCTTTCTGCAGCCAGTGATCTCGACTCTGTCGCAGATGTGCTTTCTGCGGTCCCACCATCGCCAAACAATTCGCTGCTTGTCCTCACCGTTTCCGGCAGAAACAACCAGCAGAGAAACAGTTCGAGCCCATCCACTACTCCCTCGACGACTTCAGTAAACACAGTCTTGGACCACAAGACTTCCAAATCACCTAGTCCATCTGTGGAGCGCATTTCACCCCTAGCAGCTGCAGCCTCACCCCTTCACTACCTCACCCCTCCTATCTCTATACCCAAGACTCCTTCACTTCTCCTTTGTACTTCCTCTGTGTCGCCTCCCCTCACCAATAACTCCTTCACACCCTCCTCCTCGGTCTCTCCGACCAACATTTCCTCATATACGACCATCACGAGCTCTTCAATTTCCAGTGGACATCTGTTGCAGCCAGCACCTGCAGCCAAGAGCGCACTGCATCAGTTGCCTGTTGAAGACCTCTCCCTGAATGAAGCGCTCGACAAACTGCTAGAGATGAGTTTCGCACAAATTCACTCAGCGGCCGAAGTGAAGGATCTGCAGCTGCACACGGAGGCGCACTATCTCGGCAGAGGAGTCCCCGAGGTGCCGGAGGAATTCATCCTGCTCATGGACAGAAACAGTGTGCAGCCCGACATGTTCACCTGCACCGCTAACACCATCACAGATGAATCAGTGGACGGAGGTACCGACACCAACGGAGATCTGGACTGGGCTGATGAGGAGCTGTCAGTGTCCTTACACGACGGACTAGATGGCACCATGACGCCGTACACCGAGAGGCTGTACACAGATGGCAGCGTGACTCCACTGACGGAAGCTAGCTGGATGGATGATTCCATGACGCCGTCCACGTGTCCTGGGACGCCGGACGCTGCCTTGGATCTGCCTTTGTTGCAGCCACCCAATATGGACAGAGTGTCTGCCTCAGGACAC ATCAAATCTGTGATAAGGCGCACTAAGGAGACCCCCAATGTGCACCCGATGTATCGAGACGGTCTCCTGCGCAGGAAAATGGGCCCCGTCATTGTCAACAAGAACTCTTCCCAGGACCGCCTCATAGAGGAGCTTCAGGGCAAGTTTGGTATCGCCCGCTCTGAGCGTCGATGTAAACAGCCAGACGAGTGGATGATGGACGGGTTCGTTGTCACGTCCAAGCCTCAACGCTACCGCCCTGACGGAGCGCTCGGCGAGGTGGACAAG ATTGTAATTTCCCCCGGGTCGCCTGCTCCCGTGAGACGGGTCCTCCCGCCTCAGTCACCTCCtgctcctcgtcctcctcctatCATAGAAGACCCTAAACTCATGCTCCCGGTGCAGCAACATCCCGCTCCTTTACCTCCACCCCCTCCACCTCCCTCGCCCCCTCCTCACATCCAAGCGCAAGACACAGCTCTACCTCAGCACATAATGACAGCTTCACAAGCACCACTGTCACCACCCGCTCAGGAACCACCAGTCCACAAACTAGAGCCCCCCATGTCCATTCATAAAAGTCCAACCCACCCTTCACCACCAGTTGAACCCAAAGTCCTGGTATCTGTCGGCTGCCAAACTGACTGTGACCCACTCTTCTCCTCG ATGGCTCAAGGGAAAGGGGTTTCTTCTGGCGCTCAGCAGACGCAGGTCAACAAGCTGGACAACATGCTTGGGAGCCTGCAGTCGGACCTTAACAAACTGGGTGTGCAGACAGTGGCCAAAGGAGTTTGTGGTGCCTGCTTCAAGCCAATTGTGGGGCAG ttGGTGACTGCCATGGGGCGCACATGGCATCCTGAACACTTTGTGTGCACGCACTGTCAAGAGGAGATTGGCTCCAGAAACTTTTTTGAGCGGGAAGGACAGCCCTACTGTGAGAGAGATTACCATAACCTGTTTTCTCCTCGATGCCACTACTGCAATGGGCCCATACTAAAT CAAGTTGTAACTGCGCTGGATCGAACATGGCACCCCGAACATTTCTTCTGCGCTCAGTGTGGATGCTTCTTCGACCCAGACG GCTTCCATGAAAAGGATGGCAAGGCTTACTGCAGGAAGGATTACTTTGACATGTTTGCACCAAAATGTGGTGGCTGCGCGAGAGCCATCGTGGAGAACTACATCTCGGCACTCAACTCGCTTTGGCACCCGgagtgttttgtttgcagG GAGTGTTTCACGCCATTTGTCAATGGAAGTTTCTTTGAGCACGACGGCCAGCCCTACTGTGAAGTCCACTACCACGAGCGCCGCGGTTCTCTGTGCTCCGGCTGCCAGAAGCCCATCACAGGTCGCTGTATCACAGCTATGGCCAAGAAGTTCCACCCGGAACACTTTGTCTGCGCCTTCTGCCTCAAGCAACTCAACAAAGGCACATTTAAAGAGCAGAACGACAAACCCTACTGCCACGGCTGCTTTGTGAAGCTCTTTAGTTAA
- the pxnb gene encoding paxillin isoform X3, which produces MTSALGSNLSELDRLLLELNAVQQSSPSFPTTEERPPPLPSTSITHYENGNAPDIRVSPPPQEEPKKNGTRQDEGRPTVESLLDELEGSVPSTSPSPRHSDMDSPSQQQARISASCATRELDELMASLSDFKMAQGKGVSSGAQQTQVNKLDNMLGSLQSDLNKLGVQTVAKGVCGACFKPIVGQLVTAMGRTWHPEHFVCTHCQEEIGSRNFFEREGQPYCERDYHNLFSPRCHYCNGPILNQVVTALDRTWHPEHFFCAQCGCFFDPDGFHEKDGKAYCRKDYFDMFAPKCGGCARAIVENYISALNSLWHPECFVCRECFTPFVNGSFFEHDGQPYCEVHYHERRGSLCSGCQKPITGRCITAMAKKFHPEHFVCAFCLKQLNKGTFKEQNDKPYCHGCFVKLFS; this is translated from the exons ATGACTTCTGCTCTGGGCAGCAACTTGTCTGAGCTTGACAGACTACTTCTGGAGCTTAATGCGGTTCAGCAGAGCTCCCCTTCATTCCCCACTACAG AAGAGAGACCCCCACCCCTACCATCCACTAGCATCACCCACTATGAGAATGGCAATGCCCCTGACATAAGAGTTAGCCCTCCGCCTCAGGAGGAGCCCAAGAAAAATGGAACAAGGCAGGATGAGGGCCGGCCCACAGTGGAGAGTCTTTTGGATGAGCTGGAGGGCTCAGTGCCTTCAACCAG cccCTCCCCTCGCCACAGTGATATGGACAGCCCCTCGCAACAGCAGGCACGGATTTCAGCTTCATGTGCCACAAGAGAGTTAGATGAGCTGATGGCCTCTTTGTCTGACTTCAAG ATGGCTCAAGGGAAAGGGGTTTCTTCTGGCGCTCAGCAGACGCAGGTCAACAAGCTGGACAACATGCTTGGGAGCCTGCAGTCGGACCTTAACAAACTGGGTGTGCAGACAGTGGCCAAAGGAGTTTGTGGTGCCTGCTTCAAGCCAATTGTGGGGCAG ttGGTGACTGCCATGGGGCGCACATGGCATCCTGAACACTTTGTGTGCACGCACTGTCAAGAGGAGATTGGCTCCAGAAACTTTTTTGAGCGGGAAGGACAGCCCTACTGTGAGAGAGATTACCATAACCTGTTTTCTCCTCGATGCCACTACTGCAATGGGCCCATACTAAAT CAAGTTGTAACTGCGCTGGATCGAACATGGCACCCCGAACATTTCTTCTGCGCTCAGTGTGGATGCTTCTTCGACCCAGACG GCTTCCATGAAAAGGATGGCAAGGCTTACTGCAGGAAGGATTACTTTGACATGTTTGCACCAAAATGTGGTGGCTGCGCGAGAGCCATCGTGGAGAACTACATCTCGGCACTCAACTCGCTTTGGCACCCGgagtgttttgtttgcagG GAGTGTTTCACGCCATTTGTCAATGGAAGTTTCTTTGAGCACGACGGCCAGCCCTACTGTGAAGTCCACTACCACGAGCGCCGCGGTTCTCTGTGCTCCGGCTGCCAGAAGCCCATCACAGGTCGCTGTATCACAGCTATGGCCAAGAAGTTCCACCCGGAACACTTTGTCTGCGCCTTCTGCCTCAAGCAACTCAACAAAGGCACATTTAAAGAGCAGAACGACAAACCCTACTGCCACGGCTGCTTTGTGAAGCTCTTTAGTTAA
- the rnf215 gene encoding E3 ubiquitin-protein ligase RNF181: protein MASYFEEHDCEPTNPEEQYRQNALLELARSLMQGLDLMDSGDSSDWNQRLPPPAAKVAVQTLNVVVISPEQADKGLKCPVCLLEFEEEETVREMPCKHLFHSGCILPWLGKTNSCPLCRLELPTDNADYEDFKKDKERRKQREHRLEDLHGAMYT, encoded by the exons ATGGCATCCTACTTCGAGGAGCACGATTGTGAGCCCACCAACCCTGAGGAACAGTACCGCCAGAACGCTCTACTTGAGCTGGCAAG GTCTCTCATGCAGGGTTTGGACTTGATGGACTCGGGGGACTCATCAGACTGGAACCagcgtcttcctcctcctgctgcaaAAGTAGCTGTGCAGACGCTCAATGTGGTGGTTATTTCCCCTGAACAAGCAG ACAAAGGCCTGAAGTGTCCTGTTTGTTTACTGGAGtttgaagaggaggagacggTTCGAGAAATGCCTTGCAAACATCTTTTCCACTCTGGATGTATACTGCCCTGGCTGGGCAAG ACAAACTCCTGCCCGCTGTGTCGACTTGAACTACCAACCGATAATGCAGACTACGAGGACTTCAAGAAAGACaag GAGAGAAGAAAACAGAGGGAGCACAGACTGGAGGACCTCCATGGAGCAATGTACACATGA